The following proteins come from a genomic window of Novosphingobium aromaticivorans DSM 12444:
- a CDS encoding class I SAM-dependent methyltransferase — protein sequence MGLKAAWEAHVVPRMIKCACASPNIMELRAGVVPRAQGRVFEIGCGGGLNQRFYDSSRVTGFAGIDPSGKLLDYAREAAARKGWQADIREGVGEDIPFEDESFDTAVCTYTLCSVHDPVKVLSELHRILKPGGTLLFLEHGLSPDAGVAKWQRRIEPLWKPLMGGCHLSRAVTAPVIRAGFQVEHPGHQYMPGMPRWAAWMEWGSGVKLR from the coding sequence ATGGGACTGAAGGCCGCTTGGGAGGCGCACGTCGTGCCGCGCATGATCAAGTGCGCGTGCGCTTCGCCGAACATCATGGAGCTGCGGGCGGGCGTCGTGCCGCGCGCGCAGGGGCGCGTGTTCGAGATTGGCTGCGGCGGCGGACTGAACCAGCGGTTCTACGACAGCTCCCGCGTGACAGGTTTTGCCGGGATCGATCCTTCGGGCAAGCTGCTCGACTATGCGCGCGAGGCTGCGGCCCGGAAGGGATGGCAGGCCGACATCCGCGAGGGCGTTGGCGAGGATATCCCGTTCGAGGACGAGAGCTTCGATACCGCCGTGTGCACCTATACGCTGTGTTCGGTGCACGATCCGGTCAAGGTGCTGAGCGAACTTCATCGCATTCTCAAGCCGGGCGGCACGCTGCTGTTTCTCGAACACGGGTTGAGCCCCGATGCCGGCGTTGCGAAATGGCAGCGGCGGATCGAACCCTTGTGGAAGCCGCTGATGGGCGGGTGCCACCTTTCGCGCGCGGTGACCGCGCCTGTGATCCGGGCGGGTTTCCAGGTGGAGCATCCGGGCCACCAGTACATGCCGGGCATGCCCAGGTGGGCGGCGTGGATGGAATGGGGTTCGGGCGTGAAGCTGCGCTAG
- a CDS encoding PaaI family thioesterase yields the protein MSEAAFRYEPAADHSGWFTWNLTDETRFNAQVMGRMLTRIEDGADGVRRARLRMLPERRHSNLLDAVHGGVTLALIDIALFAAMRTLLEGDAAGSVTLDLSTQFIGAGRVGDPLDAVVEVLRETGRLVFLRGLVVQGDDTIAAFNGTIRKPTKR from the coding sequence GTGAGCGAGGCAGCCTTCCGCTACGAACCAGCCGCGGATCACTCCGGCTGGTTCACCTGGAACCTCACCGACGAGACCCGGTTCAACGCCCAGGTAATGGGCCGGATGCTCACCCGGATCGAGGACGGCGCGGATGGCGTCCGCCGGGCGCGGCTGCGCATGCTGCCTGAACGGCGGCACTCCAACCTGCTCGACGCGGTGCACGGCGGCGTCACCCTCGCCCTCATCGACATCGCGCTCTTCGCGGCCATGCGGACCCTGCTGGAAGGCGACGCCGCCGGCTCGGTCACGCTCGACCTCTCCACCCAGTTCATCGGCGCCGGCCGCGTGGGCGACCCCCTCGACGCAGTGGTCGAAGTCCTGCGCGAGACTGGCCGCCTCGTCTTCCTGCGCGGCCTCGTCGTCCAGGGCGACGACACGATCGCCGCCTTCAACGGCACGATCCGCAAGCCGACGAAACGATGA
- a CDS encoding N-acetylmuramoyl-L-alanine amidase family protein: MKSRGIIAAAFAASVAAAALMWAVLTSGIATIEPRYVVRMDMPAREGRIGLPPVEGPADTSRPLVVIDAGHGGHDPGASGPAGEREKDLTLLLAGALRDALLADGRVRVAMTRAEDRFLVLEERGDIAHRLGADLFLSVHADAAQNDLAQGATVYTLSDEASDSVAEALAMRENRADQVNGVKLAGKGEAVSSILVDLARREMRGRSMRFGELVVREGDGRIRFHETPQREAAFVVLKSLDLPSALIEAGYISNTDDARAMADPAWRQTFAGVVARAIEIFLAEGQAGPGVAAP; this comes from the coding sequence ATGAAGAGCAGGGGCATCATTGCGGCGGCATTTGCAGCATCCGTTGCTGCGGCCGCGCTGATGTGGGCAGTCCTTACCAGCGGCATTGCCACGATCGAGCCGCGTTATGTCGTGCGGATGGACATGCCGGCCCGCGAGGGGCGGATCGGCCTGCCGCCGGTGGAAGGTCCGGCGGATACGAGCCGTCCGCTTGTGGTCATCGACGCGGGCCACGGCGGCCATGACCCGGGCGCAAGCGGGCCGGCGGGGGAACGCGAAAAGGACCTGACGCTGCTTCTCGCAGGCGCGCTGCGCGATGCCCTGCTGGCCGACGGACGAGTGCGGGTGGCGATGACCCGCGCCGAGGATCGCTTCCTGGTACTGGAGGAGCGGGGCGACATCGCACATCGGCTGGGCGCGGACCTGTTCCTGTCGGTCCATGCAGATGCCGCGCAGAACGACCTGGCGCAGGGGGCGACGGTCTACACGCTGTCCGACGAGGCTAGCGATTCGGTTGCCGAGGCCCTTGCCATGCGCGAAAACCGCGCCGACCAGGTCAACGGGGTGAAGCTGGCAGGCAAGGGCGAGGCTGTATCCTCGATCCTTGTCGACCTTGCCCGGCGAGAAATGCGCGGACGCTCGATGCGGTTCGGCGAGCTTGTCGTGCGCGAGGGCGATGGGCGCATCCGCTTTCACGAGACGCCCCAGCGCGAGGCCGCGTTCGTCGTGCTGAAGTCGCTCGACCTGCCATCGGCGCTGATCGAGGCGGGCTACATCAGCAATACAGACGATGCGCGCGCGATGGCCGACCCGGCGTGGCGCCAGACTTTTGCGGGCGTGGTGGCGCGGGCAATCGAGATTTTCCTGGCGGAAGGGCAGGCAGGCCCCGGCGTTGCGGCGCCCTGA
- the zapE gene encoding cell division protein ZapE, protein MTSVLQRYHELVAAGELRPDAEQAAAAARLDTLQRELEAPAPSGGFLSRLFGSKPPPAPRGLYMWGGVGRGKSMLMDLFHDNLSVPAKRRAHFHEFMLDVHARLREERKKESGDPILPVAAAIAAETRVLCFDEMVVNNSADAMIMSRLFTALMIEGGVTVVTTSNRAPQDLYKNGLNREHFLPFIALIESRLDVLTLNGPVDYRLERMKGVGTWHVPVGPASTEAVREAFFRLTDYPPEDSDHVPSCDLDVGGGRLLHVPKSLKGVGVFSFKRLCSEARGAADYLAIARHFHTVIVVAIPRLGPELRNETARFITLIDALYEHKVKLIATADAEPAALYDWQGKGDEEGRFMFDRTVSRLMEMQSQDYLALGHGED, encoded by the coding sequence ATGACCTCGGTCCTCCAGCGCTATCACGAACTCGTCGCCGCCGGCGAACTGCGGCCGGACGCGGAGCAGGCGGCCGCCGCCGCAAGGCTCGATACGCTCCAGCGCGAACTTGAAGCGCCTGCGCCGTCGGGCGGCTTCCTCAGCCGGCTGTTCGGCAGCAAGCCCCCGCCGGCCCCGCGCGGCCTCTACATGTGGGGCGGCGTCGGGCGCGGCAAGTCCATGCTCATGGACCTGTTCCACGACAACCTGTCCGTTCCCGCCAAGCGGCGCGCGCACTTCCACGAGTTCATGCTCGACGTCCACGCGCGCCTGCGCGAAGAGCGCAAGAAAGAAAGCGGAGACCCGATCCTCCCGGTCGCCGCCGCAATCGCGGCCGAGACGCGGGTGCTGTGCTTCGACGAGATGGTCGTCAACAACAGCGCCGACGCGATGATCATGAGCCGCCTGTTCACCGCGCTGATGATCGAGGGCGGGGTCACCGTTGTCACCACATCGAATCGCGCACCGCAGGACCTCTACAAGAACGGCCTCAACCGCGAACACTTCCTGCCGTTCATCGCACTGATCGAAAGCCGATTGGACGTGCTGACGCTCAACGGTCCTGTCGACTACCGGCTCGAGCGCATGAAGGGCGTAGGCACCTGGCACGTTCCCGTCGGCCCCGCGTCGACCGAAGCGGTGCGCGAGGCGTTTTTCCGGCTGACCGACTATCCGCCCGAGGACAGCGACCACGTCCCGAGCTGCGACCTCGACGTCGGCGGCGGGCGCCTGCTCCACGTGCCCAAAAGCCTGAAGGGCGTGGGCGTGTTCAGCTTCAAGCGGCTGTGCAGCGAGGCGCGCGGAGCGGCGGACTACCTGGCGATCGCGCGGCATTTCCACACCGTGATCGTCGTGGCGATCCCGCGCCTGGGCCCGGAATTGCGCAACGAAACCGCGCGTTTCATCACGCTGATCGACGCGCTCTACGAACACAAGGTCAAGCTGATCGCCACCGCCGATGCGGAGCCTGCCGCGCTTTACGACTGGCAGGGCAAGGGCGACGAGGAAGGCCGGTTCATGTTCGACCGGACCGTAAGCCGCCTGATGGAAATGCAAAGCCAGGACTATCTGGCGCTCGGCCACGGCGAAGACTGA
- a CDS encoding Rne/Rng family ribonuclease produces the protein MTTRMLIDARHQEETRVAVLKGNRIEEFDFESADHKQIKGNIYLAKVTRVEPSLQAAFVDFGGNRHGFLAFSEIHPDYYQIPKEDREALLAEEAAHAEEEAALRAAEDGDDEDYADGEGYDSDEGVTEVDTSEKDQVATIEGGVVENGFDHEGEEGEDAEASEDGEGESEDNGRRRGRQQGRRRQGRSQGKEADELRAKRMALRRRYKIQDVIQRRQVLLVQVVKEERGNKGAALTTYLSLAGRYCVLMPNSSHGGGISRKINSASDRKRLKTIISELELPRSMSCIVRTAGLQRTKPEIKRDFDYLARLWDEIRERTMKSVAPALIHSDSDLIKRAIRDIYNRDIEEVVVEGEHGYRAAKDFMKLLMPSHAKRVKAYADPVPLFQRYGAEDQLTAMYDPVVQLKSGGYLVINPTEALVSIDINSGRSTKEHGIEQTAVATNLEAAREIARQLRLRDMAGLVVIDFIDMEYGSNIRKVEKAMKDALKNDRARIQVGRISGFGLMEMSRQRLRTGVLEATTRACPHCDGSGLVRTASSAGLSALRLIEDEAAKGKGNVVTLYASQEAAVYVLNAKRADLAEIEERYGVTVEVIPEGENEGAKMRVASRGPKPEFVPRFEPIVEPEEDDVVEDAYEDEEEVEERAPRGNRAAEGDEGERSDGRRKRRKRRRGRNRDRREDGTDGEVETSLDDAEADTDADAEGDEAEGNEAATSDENADENDRGPRKRRRRGRRRRGGRENGENGADQSGHDEAEGDDAGAAEAVAEAAEAPAAEEAPAAAEPAVEPVVEEAPAKPKRTRKKKVEAAPAPEAEAEAAPAAPEAAEPAAAEPVAEEAPAKPKRTRKKKVEAAPAPEAEAETEAEAAEPAAAAAEEAPAKPKRVRKKKVEAVASDAAPAETVTAEAPVAAQTAAEEAATEGEAGDQTPRRGWWQRTFGA, from the coding sequence ATGACCACGCGCATGCTAATCGATGCGCGCCACCAGGAAGAAACCCGGGTGGCGGTGCTGAAGGGCAATCGGATTGAAGAATTCGACTTTGAATCTGCGGACCACAAGCAGATCAAGGGCAATATCTACCTCGCCAAGGTTACACGGGTAGAACCCTCTCTTCAGGCGGCGTTCGTCGATTTCGGCGGCAACCGCCACGGGTTCCTCGCGTTCAGCGAAATCCACCCCGACTACTACCAGATCCCCAAGGAAGACCGCGAGGCTCTTCTGGCCGAGGAAGCCGCCCACGCCGAGGAAGAGGCCGCCCTGCGCGCCGCCGAGGATGGTGACGACGAAGACTACGCCGATGGCGAAGGCTACGACTCCGATGAGGGCGTGACCGAGGTCGATACGTCCGAGAAGGATCAGGTCGCTACAATCGAAGGCGGCGTCGTCGAGAACGGCTTCGACCACGAAGGCGAGGAAGGCGAAGACGCCGAGGCTTCGGAAGACGGCGAAGGCGAGTCCGAGGACAACGGCCGCCGCCGTGGCCGCCAGCAGGGCCGCCGCCGCCAGGGCCGTTCGCAGGGCAAGGAAGCAGACGAACTGCGCGCCAAGCGCATGGCGCTGCGCCGCCGCTACAAGATCCAGGACGTGATCCAGCGCCGCCAGGTGCTGCTCGTCCAGGTCGTCAAGGAAGAGCGTGGCAACAAGGGCGCGGCCCTCACCACCTACCTCAGCCTCGCGGGCCGCTACTGCGTGCTCATGCCGAACTCGAGCCACGGCGGCGGCATCAGCCGCAAGATCAACTCGGCCTCGGACCGCAAGCGCCTCAAGACGATCATTTCCGAACTGGAACTGCCGCGCTCGATGTCGTGCATCGTGCGCACCGCCGGCCTCCAGCGCACCAAGCCCGAGATCAAGCGCGACTTCGACTATCTCGCCCGCCTGTGGGACGAGATCCGCGAGCGCACGATGAAGTCGGTCGCGCCCGCGCTGATCCATTCGGACAGCGACCTGATCAAGCGCGCCATCCGCGACATCTACAACCGCGATATCGAGGAAGTCGTCGTCGAGGGCGAGCATGGCTACCGTGCCGCCAAGGACTTCATGAAGCTGCTGATGCCCAGCCACGCCAAGCGCGTGAAGGCCTATGCGGACCCCGTCCCGCTGTTCCAGCGCTATGGCGCCGAGGACCAGCTCACCGCGATGTACGACCCCGTCGTCCAGCTCAAGAGCGGCGGCTACCTCGTCATCAACCCGACCGAGGCGCTCGTCTCGATCGACATCAACTCGGGCCGCTCCACCAAGGAACACGGCATCGAGCAGACTGCGGTCGCCACCAACCTCGAGGCCGCGCGCGAAATCGCCCGCCAGCTCCGCCTGCGCGACATGGCCGGCCTCGTCGTGATCGACTTCATCGACATGGAATACGGATCGAACATCCGTAAGGTCGAGAAGGCGATGAAGGACGCGCTCAAGAACGACCGCGCGCGCATCCAGGTCGGCCGCATCTCGGGCTTCGGCCTGATGGAGATGAGCCGCCAGCGCCTGCGCACCGGCGTTCTCGAGGCCACCACCCGCGCCTGCCCGCACTGCGACGGCTCGGGTCTTGTCCGCACCGCCTCGTCGGCCGGCCTTTCCGCGCTGCGCCTGATCGAGGACGAAGCTGCCAAGGGCAAGGGCAACGTCGTCACGCTCTACGCCTCGCAGGAAGCGGCGGTCTACGTCCTCAACGCCAAGCGCGCGGACCTGGCCGAGATCGAGGAACGCTATGGCGTCACCGTCGAGGTCATTCCCGAGGGCGAGAACGAAGGCGCGAAGATGCGCGTCGCCTCGCGCGGGCCCAAGCCCGAATTCGTCCCACGCTTCGAACCCATCGTCGAACCTGAAGAGGACGACGTGGTCGAGGACGCCTACGAGGACGAGGAAGAAGTCGAGGAACGCGCGCCGCGCGGCAACCGCGCCGCAGAAGGTGACGAGGGCGAGCGGAGCGACGGTCGTCGCAAGCGCCGCAAGCGCCGCCGTGGCCGCAACCGCGACCGCCGCGAGGACGGCACCGATGGCGAGGTCGAAACCTCGCTGGACGATGCCGAAGCCGATACCGATGCCGACGCCGAGGGCGACGAAGCCGAAGGCAACGAAGCTGCCACTTCGGACGAAAACGCCGACGAGAACGATCGCGGTCCGCGCAAGCGCCGCCGTCGTGGTCGTCGCAGGCGCGGTGGCCGTGAAAACGGCGAGAACGGTGCCGACCAGTCGGGCCACGATGAAGCCGAAGGCGACGATGCCGGCGCAGCGGAAGCCGTAGCCGAAGCAGCCGAAGCCCCTGCGGCCGAGGAAGCGCCCGCCGCTGCCGAACCGGCAGTTGAGCCGGTCGTCGAGGAAGCCCCGGCCAAGCCCAAGCGCACCCGCAAGAAGAAGGTCGAGGCTGCTCCCGCCCCCGAAGCCGAAGCCGAAGCCGCACCGGCTGCCCCCGAAGCTGCTGAACCTGCCGCCGCTGAACCGGTCGCGGAAGAAGCCCCGGCCAAGCCCAAGCGCACCCGTAAGAAGAAGGTCGAGGCTGCTCCCGCCCCCGAAGCCGAAGCCGAAACCGAAGCCGAAGCTGCCGAACCGGCTGCCGCTGCCGCAGAGGAAGCCCCGGCCAAGCCCAAGCGCGTCCGCAAGAAGAAGGTCGAAGCCGTCGCCTCCGACGCCGCTCCGGCCGAAACGGTGACCGCCGAAGCGCCTGTCGCTGCACAGACCGCTGCCGAAGAGGCCGCCACCGAAGGCGAAGCCGGGGATCAGACCCCGCGCCGTGGCTGGTGGCAGCGCACCTTCGGCGCCTGA
- a CDS encoding EAL domain-containing protein: protein MLKKLRSPLYLALLIPALLALTDLLAPIDHIFWNTRSKFGSHAASGATVIVSFDDGVHASEKSVPSTSQVADVLDRLASQMPRRIYLDSQLKFGVDRAGDEALARALKRLQPDATLVLRSREIGGLKHKFGPADFDIPPKGTIDEVPIVLSAWDGNFMEFGVSSPYKITIGGKVYPTFAAVLAERFDGLQPSFAPEYLLDLDSVPQLSATKFLRGDFPNGLLTGRTVIVNSSGTAPAIGLYGRGRVHPLALDLAGADALRKPLALALGSYPLLMLFWLMVRTTSRLSRRSYKFVAYAGALAAIFVLPVLLQIVGITIDIGASLLCAIVYGSGRLWQLRVRRVQHTSASGLPNLIALSATSFEVGRDVVVAVIARYEEILATLPKELHGECAKQIARRLSVGSGIETIFNGEGGHFAWTEEARPLEMQLNHLEGLRALFSAPLEIGAYTFDTNIHFGLDRNEGLDALTRVNSALASANDALNSGRSVELFEADRLAEATWELSLHARIDEGLRNGEIWLAYQSQWDMREGRPCGAEALIRWNHPTRGPIAPDAFILQAERAGRIDALTYWVIEEAITAALALNAGGQPFQMSVNMSAQMVDKPDLVPSIWEIVQRRKIDPGLLTIEITETSSVRNRPAAVQNLTRLRDMGMRLSIDDFGTGEASLAYLADLPSDELKLDRRFVSRVLTHERERLIVKSTIELAHALGQAVVAEGIEDDATYRMLRSLGCDVGQGYFLGRPQPFAELRKTVLELGRRQIGLV, encoded by the coding sequence ATGCTGAAGAAACTGCGCTCACCGCTGTATCTCGCGCTGCTGATCCCGGCGTTGCTGGCGCTTACCGATCTTTTGGCGCCCATTGATCACATATTCTGGAACACCCGATCCAAGTTCGGCAGCCATGCCGCCAGCGGAGCGACCGTAATTGTCAGTTTCGACGATGGCGTGCACGCGTCGGAAAAATCGGTTCCAAGCACTTCCCAAGTGGCCGATGTTCTGGATCGGCTGGCATCTCAGATGCCGCGTCGAATCTATCTCGACAGCCAGCTTAAGTTTGGGGTCGATCGCGCGGGTGACGAAGCTCTTGCGCGCGCGTTGAAGAGGCTGCAGCCCGACGCCACTCTGGTCCTTAGGAGCCGAGAAATCGGCGGGCTCAAGCACAAGTTCGGTCCCGCCGATTTTGATATCCCGCCGAAGGGAACCATTGACGAGGTTCCAATCGTCCTGTCCGCGTGGGATGGGAACTTCATGGAGTTTGGAGTTTCCTCTCCATACAAGATCACGATCGGCGGCAAGGTCTATCCAACTTTTGCGGCAGTGCTTGCGGAACGATTTGATGGGCTTCAGCCTTCGTTCGCCCCCGAGTATCTGCTGGATTTGGACTCCGTGCCGCAATTGAGCGCCACAAAATTCCTGCGGGGGGATTTTCCAAACGGATTGCTCACTGGACGGACAGTCATTGTAAACTCGTCGGGCACGGCTCCTGCGATCGGCCTGTATGGTCGTGGACGGGTGCACCCCTTGGCACTTGACCTTGCAGGGGCTGACGCCTTGCGCAAGCCGCTAGCCTTGGCCTTGGGCTCTTATCCATTGCTGATGCTCTTCTGGCTGATGGTCCGCACGACTTCTCGCCTTTCGCGGAGGTCTTACAAGTTCGTGGCCTACGCAGGGGCGTTGGCAGCGATCTTTGTATTGCCGGTGCTGCTGCAGATCGTGGGCATCACGATTGATATCGGCGCTTCGCTGCTTTGTGCCATCGTCTATGGAAGCGGGCGACTGTGGCAACTGCGCGTGCGCCGTGTACAACACACCAGCGCTTCCGGCCTGCCCAACCTGATCGCGCTGAGCGCCACTTCCTTCGAGGTCGGGCGCGACGTCGTTGTAGCGGTTATCGCCAGATACGAAGAAATTCTCGCGACCCTTCCCAAGGAGTTGCACGGCGAATGTGCCAAGCAAATTGCCCGGCGCCTTTCCGTGGGTTCTGGTATCGAAACAATCTTCAACGGCGAGGGGGGGCACTTTGCCTGGACGGAGGAAGCACGTCCGCTCGAGATGCAATTGAATCACCTCGAGGGCCTGCGTGCACTGTTCTCTGCTCCGCTGGAAATCGGAGCGTACACGTTCGACACCAACATCCACTTCGGGCTCGACCGCAATGAAGGTCTTGATGCCCTGACTCGCGTCAACTCCGCACTGGCAAGTGCAAACGATGCTCTCAACAGTGGCAGGTCCGTCGAACTGTTCGAGGCCGATCGGCTTGCCGAGGCGACGTGGGAACTCTCCCTTCATGCGCGTATCGACGAAGGTTTGCGGAATGGCGAAATCTGGCTCGCCTACCAGAGCCAGTGGGACATGCGTGAAGGGCGCCCTTGCGGTGCGGAAGCGCTGATCCGCTGGAATCATCCTACGCGCGGGCCGATCGCGCCGGACGCCTTCATCCTCCAGGCCGAACGCGCAGGACGCATTGACGCTCTTACCTATTGGGTCATCGAGGAGGCGATTACTGCCGCGCTTGCGTTGAACGCGGGCGGGCAACCCTTTCAGATGAGCGTCAACATGTCGGCGCAGATGGTCGACAAGCCCGATCTTGTGCCCAGCATCTGGGAGATCGTCCAGCGTCGCAAGATTGACCCCGGGCTTCTCACCATCGAGATCACGGAAACGTCCAGCGTGCGCAACCGCCCTGCGGCAGTGCAGAACCTCACTCGCCTTCGGGACATGGGCATGCGGTTGTCGATCGATGACTTCGGAACGGGCGAAGCAAGCCTTGCCTATTTGGCCGATCTTCCGAGCGACGAACTCAAGCTGGACCGCCGCTTTGTCTCTCGTGTTTTGACGCACGAACGCGAACGCCTGATCGTCAAGTCGACGATCGAGTTGGCTCACGCGCTGGGGCAGGCAGTCGTCGCCGAGGGAATCGAGGATGACGCCACTTACCGAATGCTGCGTTCGCTGGGCTGCGATGTTGGGCAAGGGTACTTTCTCGGACGGCCACAACCTTTTGCCGAGCTAAGAAAAACTGTTCTCGAATTGGGACGGCGCCAGATCGGACTCGTTTAG
- a CDS encoding ThuA domain-containing protein, with protein MLKALVRAACLMTGAAVLGAGGASATPVTDCPLGRQALSTASPLSDVLAVPRARAVLDEASPGLVEALTKPFGGGTLPPGFDRIVTPKALLGMAGKGDAAFLTKLDAALGRIRLTRADVVARCASYDNERPALPANLARPAILVFGKITGFRDAPSVDAAETALKDIAARHGWGLVFTDKGGVFNAADLSRFDAVVWNNISGDALTIPQRAAFRKWIERGGGYAGIHGSGGDPQFFWDWYADTLVGARFIGHPMAPQFQEARVVVEDKAHPAAYGLPSEWRMTEEWYSFDRSVRGKARVIASLDESSYNPGEGFGRKLSMGDHPIAWSQCVGSGRSFYTAIGHRPESYVQPESVKLLEQGILWAAGLAPEGCGGK; from the coding sequence ATGTTGAAGGCGTTGGTGCGGGCTGCCTGCCTGATGACGGGGGCGGCGGTGTTGGGTGCGGGCGGTGCAAGCGCTACGCCCGTAACGGATTGCCCGCTGGGCCGACAGGCGCTTTCCACGGCCTCTCCACTGAGCGACGTCCTGGCGGTTCCGCGGGCGCGGGCTGTACTGGATGAAGCATCGCCCGGGCTTGTGGAGGCGCTGACCAAGCCTTTCGGCGGAGGGACGCTGCCCCCCGGTTTCGACCGTATCGTCACGCCGAAGGCTCTACTCGGCATGGCGGGGAAGGGCGATGCTGCCTTCCTGACGAAGCTCGACGCGGCATTGGGGCGGATCAGGTTGACCAGGGCCGATGTCGTCGCCCGCTGCGCCAGTTATGACAACGAGCGGCCGGCGCTTCCTGCGAATCTGGCGCGCCCGGCGATCCTCGTATTCGGCAAGATCACCGGGTTTCGCGATGCGCCTTCGGTGGACGCTGCCGAGACCGCGCTGAAGGACATTGCCGCGCGGCATGGCTGGGGACTGGTGTTCACCGACAAGGGTGGCGTGTTCAACGCGGCCGACCTTTCGCGCTTCGATGCGGTGGTGTGGAACAACATCAGCGGCGATGCCCTGACGATCCCACAGCGCGCGGCATTCCGCAAGTGGATCGAACGCGGCGGCGGCTATGCCGGCATCCACGGTTCCGGCGGCGATCCGCAGTTCTTCTGGGACTGGTATGCCGATACACTGGTGGGTGCGCGGTTCATCGGGCACCCGATGGCGCCGCAATTCCAGGAAGCGCGCGTGGTCGTCGAGGACAAGGCGCATCCGGCCGCGTACGGTCTTCCGTCGGAATGGCGCATGACCGAGGAGTGGTATTCCTTCGATCGCAGCGTGCGCGGCAAGGCGCGGGTGATCGCTTCGCTTGATGAAAGCAGCTACAATCCGGGCGAGGGTTTCGGTCGCAAGCTGTCGATGGGCGACCATCCGATTGCGTGGTCGCAGTGCGTGGGCAGCGGGCGCAGTTTCTATACTGCTATCGGCCACCGCCCGGAGAGCTATGTCCAGCCCGAGAGCGTGAAGCTGCTCGAACAGGGCATCCTGTGGGCGGCGGGGCTGGCGCCCGAGGGCTGCGGCGGAAAGTGA
- a CDS encoding succinate dehydrogenase iron-sulfur subunit: MATFSLPKNSKITGKARHHAAATNGKVRKFKVYRYDPDSGENPRYDTFEIDLDQCGPMVLDALIKMKGEQDPTLTFRRSCREGICGSCAMNMNGRNGLACTTAIEDLSGDIRITPLPHMEVIKDLVPDFTHFYAQYASIRPWLQTVSPTPSGKERLQSPEQREKLDGLYECILCACCSTSCPSYWWNSDKFLGPAILLQAYRWLADSRDEMTGERLDELEDPFRLYRCHTIMNCANVCPKGLSPARAIAEIKKMQAERLV; the protein is encoded by the coding sequence ATGGCGACCTTCTCGCTTCCGAAGAACTCCAAGATCACCGGCAAGGCCCGCCATCACGCGGCGGCCACCAACGGCAAGGTCCGCAAGTTCAAGGTCTATCGTTACGATCCCGACAGCGGCGAAAATCCGCGCTACGACACGTTCGAGATCGATCTCGACCAGTGCGGCCCGATGGTGCTCGATGCGCTCATCAAGATGAAGGGCGAGCAGGACCCGACCCTCACCTTCCGCCGTTCCTGCCGCGAAGGCATCTGCGGTTCCTGCGCGATGAACATGAATGGCCGCAACGGCCTCGCCTGCACCACCGCAATCGAGGATCTGTCGGGCGATATCCGCATCACCCCGCTGCCGCACATGGAAGTGATCAAGGACCTCGTCCCCGATTTCACGCACTTCTACGCGCAGTACGCCTCGATCCGCCCCTGGCTGCAAACCGTCAGCCCCACGCCTTCGGGCAAGGAGCGCCTGCAGTCGCCCGAACAGCGCGAAAAGCTCGACGGCCTGTACGAGTGCATCCTGTGCGCATGCTGCTCCACCTCGTGCCCGAGCTACTGGTGGAATTCCGACAAGTTCCTTGGCCCCGCGATCCTGCTCCAGGCCTACCGCTGGCTGGCCGACAGCCGCGACGAGATGACCGGCGAGCGGCTGGACGAGCTGGAAGATCCCTTCCGCCTCTATCGCTGCCACACCATCATGAACTGCGCCAACGTCTGCCCGAAGGGCCTGTCGCCGGCGCGCGCGATTGCCGAAATCAAGAAGATGCAGGCCGAGCGTCTCGTCTGA